GGCCAATGAAGACGCCCGCGACGAGGCCCCGGGCCTGACCGCGCTCCTCGTGAGCCGGCTCTCCGAGTCTTCTCGCCTCGCCGTGTCCTCCGCGTCGGATCGGGAGGCCGTGCGCACCGCCGGAACCTGCTCCGTGAGCCCGTGTCCGGAGGCCGCCCCAGGCTCCCCCGGCTCCAGCAAGGCGCGCTACGTCATCACCGGCCGGATCGATGGCTTCGGTTCCCGCTACCTCCTCACCACCAGCCTCGTGGACTCGGAGAGCGGGCGCGCGCTGAGCCGGCCCCGCGTCGAGGTGGCCGCCCGGGATGCCTTGCCCCGCGCCGCTGTGTCGATCGCGGATCAGCTCCTCGCCACACTCGTTCCGGAGGCCTCGCAACGGTCTGACCCGATGGTTGCCTCCGCCTCGAAGGTTCCCGGGACGGGCTCGTTCCTCCTCGGCCTGCGCTTCAACAACAGCCTCATCTCCGACTTCTCCACCTTCAATCCCGGCGGCGACGTGGAGATCGGCTTCCAGTTCCATCCCGAGTGGATCGTCTTCGGCCAGGTGGGCTTCTCCTACGTTCGTTCCGAGCAGGAGGGCCTCAAGGGCGGCCTCAACGTCCTCCCCAGCGTGCTCGGCATGCGCCACTACCACAACGTCGAGCGCTCCTTCCGCCCGTACTGGGGCTTCGGCCTCGGCATCCAGCTCTCCTTCGGCGAGTACGGCATCTTCCAGCAGACCGGGCCGCTCCCCACCGTCATCGGCTTCGCCGGCTTCGAGTACCTCATCGCCGGCCACCTCGGCCTTCAGCTCGAGGCCTCCACCAACATCGCCCAGGCCACCCTCGGTCTCACCGATGGCGGCCTCGGCAGTGGTCTCAACCTCGACCTCAACGCCGGCATCGCCTGGCACTTCTGAGCCTGGAGTCTCCGCACATGAACCCGCGCTGGCGTGTCCTGCCCCTCCTCGTCCTCCTCGCCGCCGGTTGTGAGGACCGCCCCTCGCCTCCCGGGCCCAAAGAGCAGGCCGAGGGCTATTACATCAAGGGCACCTCCGAGTACCTCCAGGGTCAGTTCGACGCGGCCATCCTCTCCTTCAACACCATGAAGGAGCTCTCCCCGGAGGATCCCCGCCTGCCCGCCGCCTACGGCGAGGTCTACCTCTCCATGGGCCGCTTCAACGACGCCGCCGCCCAGTTCGAGCTCGCCCTCAAGCGCGACCCCAAGCGCTCCACCAACTGGAGCCGCATGGGCTTCATCCACGCCCAGCTCGGCCGCCTCGACGAGGCCGAGAGCGCCCTGCGCAAGGCCCTCGCCCTCTATCCCCGCGACTACAACGCCCTCGAGCAGCTCGCGGAGATCCACCTCAAGCGCGGCGACAAGGACTCCGCCGTGAGGCACTTCGCCCTCGCCGCCGAGCACTGCCCCGAGGCCAGCAAGGCTCCCCTCGTGCTGCGCGCCGTCGAGGTCCTCACCAACGACGGGCGTCACTCCGATGCCCTCGCCGTGCTCGGGGACTGGGTGGGCAAGGGCGTGCGTTCTCCCGAGCTGCTCTCCGCGCTCGGTGATGAGCAGGTCCGCGCCGGTCAGCTCGTCCCCGCCGCGGCCTCCTATCGCGAGGCCGCCAGCAACTCGCCCAAGGATCCCACCCTGTGGGAGCTCGTCGGGGAGATCTACACGAAGCTCGACAAGCCCGCCGATGCCCTCGCCGCCTACCGCGAGTCCCTCCGCGTGAAGGACCGCGCCATCGTCCATGTGGCCATCGCTCGTCTTCAGCTGGCTCGCAACGAGCGCCAGGCCGCCGAGGAGGAGCTGGGCAAGGCCCTCGAGGCTGTCTCGGGCTCCGATGTCCGTGAGCTCACCGAGCTGTCCGACCTGCTCTCCACCTTCGGGCGCAAGCCGGATGCGCTGCGCATCCTCATCAACCTCAGCGCCGAGCCGGACCACTCCAAGGACCTGAACCTGCAGCTGCGCACCGCGGGACTAGCCCGCGAGCTCAAGGACGAGGCCACTGTCCGCACGGTGTGTGACCGCATCGCGAACAGCGGGGTGAAGCTCAAGAAGTGCCCTTGAAAGCAGGGGGCCACGGGGTTTGACCCCCGGAGGCCCCTATACCCTCACCCCGGCCCTCTCCCAGAGGGAGAGGGGGTCAGATCTTCCCGCCGGGCAGCTTGCGGTACACGCCTACCACCTGGCCCAGGATCATCGTCGAGCGGAACTCCGCCTTGCTCACGTAGATGGGCTGCATCGTGGCGTTCGCCGGCTGGAACCGGATTCGCTCTCCCTCCGGGTAGTAGCGCTTCACCGTGGCCTCGTCCTCGATGAGCGCCACCACGATGTCTCCGGCCTGCGCCTGCGGCGTCTTCCGCACGAAGAGGTAGTCCCCGTCGAAGATGCCGTCGTCGATCATCGAGTTGCCCTTCACCCGGAGTGCGAAGACCTCGCGCCCCTGGCCGCCCAGCAGGAAGCTGTCGATGCGGACCGAGTCCTCCACGTTCTCCTGAGCCAGCAGGGGAGCGCCCGCCGCTACCTTGCCCAGCAGCGGTACCTCCACCATCCCCGACTCCTTCCTCACCCCCAGACCCAGCAGCAGCCTCGCCCGCTTGGTCGGCACCAGCGAGCGGCTCTGCTGCTCGCCCCGGTTGAGGTACCCCTTGCGCTCGAGTGCCTTGAGGTGATCGTTCACCCCGTTGGTCGAGCGGATATCCATCTCCTCGCCAATCTCCCGGATCGTCGGAGGGAAGCCCCTCGACTCCGTCTCCTTGACGATGAAGGCCAGGATTTCCCGCTGGCGTTCCGTCAGCTCTTCCATGCCTCGCTCCCTCGTCTGGTGGGCAACCCACCGGCGCAACAGGCTTTCAGTACCGTCATGCTCCCTGAACATACGTATAGAGTCAATTCGTTCAAGGCTGAGCACGCACAATCCGTGTGGGTCCGCCGTGGCCCAACAGACCCTGGGGTCTCCTCCCGTCTGCGCGTAGACTTCCGGACATCTTGTCCGAGCACCGACACACCCTCTTGTTGGTCGACGACGAACCCGACGTCATCGACCTCCTCGTGCGCATGTTCCAGCGGCGCTACCACGTGCTCTCGGCCGGCTCAGGCCCCGAGGCGCTGGCCCTGCTGCGGCAGCACCCGGTGGATGTGCTGATCACCGATCAGCGCATGCCAGAGATGACGGGCATCGAGCTGGTCACCGCCGCTCGCGCCGAGGGTATCGATGTCACCGCGCTGCTGCTCACCGGGTACACGGACCCCGAGGACATCATCGCCGCCATCAACCGCGGCCAGGTGTACCGCTACATCACCAAGCCGTGGGACCTGAACGACCTGCTCATCACCGTGAAGAACGCGGTGGAGTACACGCAGTTGCGCCGCGACAAGGAGCGGCTGCTGCGCCAGCTCCACCAGCGCGTCGAGGCGCTCGGCGTGCTCTACGAGGTGAGCCGGGCCAGCGCCGGCGAGCCGCTCGGCTATGACGCCATCATCGATCGCGTCCTCACCGCGGTGTCGCGCGTGCTGCCCTATGACTGTGGCGCCGCCCTCATCGCCGTGGGGTGGGATCGCACCGCCACGCTGCGTCTGCGCTGCCAGGGCACCGTCGTCGGTGAGAAGGCCCTGCTGGGTGTGAAGGAGTCCATGCTGGCCGCGTGGAGTCAGCGCTCGGGGCTGGTGCTGCCCGAGGATCGCGTCATCACCCACGTCACCGGCACCACCACCCAGGACGCCGCCGCCCCGGCCACCTGGGTCAGCCAGCTCACCGTCGCCCTCACCGCCGGGGGCCGCCCCGTGGGAGTGCTGTCCCTCTTCTCCCAGCGTCCCTGCGTCTACTCCGAGGAGGACGGCGCGCTGCTCGACACGCTCGCCAACCAGACGGCGGACGCCATCCAGTCCCTGCGCACCTCCGAGGAGGCCTCGCGCCAGCGCATGGAGCGCATGGTCGAGTCCATGGCCGACGGGGTCATCCTCACCGACGAGAAGAACGAGATCGTCGTGCTCAACCCCGTCGCGCGCGGCCTGCTGGCGCTGGGCGAGGGCCCCGCTCCGGATGCCGGCAAGCGGCTGAGCGAGAAGCTCGGGTTCGATCCCTTCG
This is a stretch of genomic DNA from Archangium violaceum. It encodes these proteins:
- a CDS encoding tetratricopeptide repeat protein, which translates into the protein MNPRWRVLPLLVLLAAGCEDRPSPPGPKEQAEGYYIKGTSEYLQGQFDAAILSFNTMKELSPEDPRLPAAYGEVYLSMGRFNDAAAQFELALKRDPKRSTNWSRMGFIHAQLGRLDEAESALRKALALYPRDYNALEQLAEIHLKRGDKDSAVRHFALAAEHCPEASKAPLVLRAVEVLTNDGRHSDALAVLGDWVGKGVRSPELLSALGDEQVRAGQLVPAAASYREAASNSPKDPTLWELVGEIYTKLDKPADALAAYRESLRVKDRAIVHVAIARLQLARNERQAAEEELGKALEAVSGSDVRELTELSDLLSTFGRKPDALRILINLSAEPDHSKDLNLQLRTAGLARELKDEATVRTVCDRIANSGVKLKKCP
- the lexA gene encoding transcriptional repressor LexA, which gives rise to MEELTERQREILAFIVKETESRGFPPTIREIGEEMDIRSTNGVNDHLKALERKGYLNRGEQQSRSLVPTKRARLLLGLGVRKESGMVEVPLLGKVAAGAPLLAQENVEDSVRIDSFLLGGQGREVFALRVKGNSMIDDGIFDGDYLFVRKTPQAQAGDIVVALIEDEATVKRYYPEGERIRFQPANATMQPIYVSKAEFRSTMILGQVVGVYRKLPGGKI